The Chitinivibrionales bacterium genome has a window encoding:
- a CDS encoding response regulator: MINKKILVIDDERLIRTTTILLLKKEGAVAIAAADGKEGIELAKKEHPDLILLDIMMPGMDGWQVLETLRSEPLCASVPVII, encoded by the coding sequence ATGATAAACAAAAAAATTCTGGTGATCGATGATGAGCGGCTTATCCGTACTACCACAATCCTTTTATTAAAGAAAGAAGGGGCGGTGGCGATTGCCGCTGCAGACGGCAAAGAGGGGATCGAACTGGCAAAAAAAGAGCATCCGGACCTTATTCTGCTGGATATTATGATGCCCGGCATGGATGGCTGGCAGGTACTTGAAACCCTGCGAAGCGAACCGTTGTGTGCATCGGTGCCGGTTATCATC